One window from the genome of Carnobacteriaceae bacterium zg-84 encodes:
- a CDS encoding lactate dehydrogenase, with amino-acid sequence MAFKVVCYGVRPNEVPYFEKLNKYNYDLVLVEDLLTANNAEEAKGMDAVILRGNCLGNRANLEKFASYGIKYVFTRTVGFNHIDLQAAADLGLKVARVPGYSPNAIAELALTLAMSLLRHVSHTVNKTSNYDFRVDSTMFSKEIRNCKVGIIGTGKIGLTEASLFKGLGADVYGYDVFQSDAAKQVVKFVELDELLNQCDIVSIHVPYFPGQNDNMVNAEFISKMKDGAILINTARGELQDNKAILEALKSGKLDGFGTDVFADEARFFFKSFENGSDIPDETVRELVDMYPRVLVTPHVGSNTDEALSNMIEISFDNLNDVLTKGETVNAVQLPEAK; translated from the coding sequence ATGGCATTTAAAGTAGTATGTTATGGCGTACGTCCAAACGAAGTACCTTATTTTGAAAAATTAAATAAATACAACTATGATTTAGTATTAGTTGAAGACTTATTAACAGCAAACAATGCAGAAGAGGCAAAAGGTATGGATGCTGTGATTTTACGTGGAAACTGTTTAGGTAACCGTGCAAACTTAGAAAAATTTGCAAGTTATGGTATTAAATACGTATTTACACGTACTGTTGGATTTAACCATATTGATTTGCAAGCAGCTGCAGATTTAGGATTAAAAGTTGCACGTGTACCAGGTTATTCACCAAATGCTATTGCAGAATTAGCTTTAACATTAGCTATGTCATTATTGCGTCATGTGTCACATACTGTTAATAAAACATCAAACTATGATTTCCGTGTGGATAGTACAATGTTCAGTAAAGAAATCCGTAACTGTAAAGTGGGTATTATCGGAACAGGTAAAATTGGTTTAACAGAAGCATCATTATTTAAAGGCTTGGGTGCAGACGTTTATGGATACGATGTATTCCAAAGTGATGCTGCAAAACAAGTGGTTAAATTTGTTGAATTAGATGAATTATTAAACCAATGTGATATTGTAAGTATTCATGTGCCATATTTCCCAGGACAAAACGACAATATGGTAAATGCAGAATTTATTTCAAAAATGAAAGACGGTGCTATTTTAATCAATACAGCCCGTGGCGAATTACAAGACAACAAAGCGATTTTAGAAGCTTTGAAATCTGGTAAATTAGACGGATTTGGAACGGACGTATTCGCCGATGAAGCACGATTCTTCTTCAAATCATTTGAAAACGGAAGCGATATTCCAGATGAAACAGTTCGTGAGTTAGTTGATATGTATCCACGTGTGTTAGTAACACCACACGTTGGTTCAAACACAGACGAAGCATTATCAAATATGATTGAAATCAGTTTTGATAACTTAAATGATGTGTTAACAAAAGGTGAAACAGTAAACGCTGTTCAATTACCTGAAGCAAAATAA
- a CDS encoding AEC family transporter: MENGNIIDIFVKTLATEKINTAIISSIAIILLGYYCRKRNLFSENTGKVLTNVVLTVSLPALAFNSFLADIDQKKLTQGINILIWGILVYILLIVVSKPLFAKFKGDQQDTMRVLSIFGSTTFFGIPIVTAIYGPTGTLYASIFNIGYRIFLYSYGYIKMSGLKMTSKNIKTMFLNPIVIATFLGLFIWLFQAYLPQVAVAVKDAKTGEMVMKNYAFLRFDHTLPQFKQILTYLAGLCSPLAWLAIGSTLGSVDFKEALADKPTWYYTLVKLMIIPALNVAILAVLTMTGILPVDLTALGTVVVMMATPPATVAAAYAISFDKDAVLASNASLLATLGAVVLTPIWIVIVQLIGSTGLFK, translated from the coding sequence ATGGAAAACGGAAATATTATTGATATATTCGTCAAAACATTAGCGACAGAAAAAATCAATACAGCTATCATTTCAAGTATTGCAATTATTTTATTAGGTTACTACTGTCGTAAAAGAAATCTTTTCTCTGAAAATACAGGTAAAGTGTTAACAAATGTTGTACTAACAGTATCATTACCAGCATTAGCTTTTAACTCATTTTTAGCAGATATTGATCAAAAGAAATTAACACAAGGTATCAACATTTTGATTTGGGGTATTTTAGTTTATATTCTATTGATTGTTGTATCAAAACCATTATTTGCGAAATTTAAAGGTGATCAACAAGATACAATGCGTGTGTTATCAATTTTTGGTTCAACAACATTCTTTGGTATCCCTATTGTTACAGCGATTTATGGTCCAACTGGAACATTATATGCATCAATTTTTAACATTGGTTATCGTATTTTCTTGTATTCTTATGGATACATTAAAATGAGTGGCTTGAAAATGACAAGCAAAAACATTAAAACAATGTTCTTAAATCCAATCGTTATTGCGACATTCTTAGGTTTATTCATTTGGTTATTCCAAGCGTATTTACCACAAGTAGCAGTGGCTGTGAAAGATGCAAAAACAGGCGAAATGGTTATGAAAAACTACGCATTCTTACGTTTTGACCACACATTGCCACAATTTAAACAAATTTTAACATATTTAGCAGGTTTATGTTCTCCACTAGCATGGTTGGCTATCGGTTCAACTTTAGGTTCAGTAGACTTCAAAGAAGCTTTAGCAGACAAACCAACATGGTACTACACTCTTGTTAAATTGATGATTATTCCTGCACTTAACGTTGCTATTTTAGCTGTATTAACAATGACAGGTATTCTACCAGTTGACTTGACAGCTTTAGGTACAGTTGTTGTCATGATGGCAACACCACCAGCAACAGTAGCAGCAGCTTATGCAATTAGCTTTGATAAAGATGCGGTATTAGCTTCAAACGCTTCTTTATTAGCAACATTAGGAGCTGTTGTATTAACACCAATCTGGATTGTTATTGTACAACTTATTGGTTCAACAGGTTTATTTAAATAA
- a CDS encoding response regulator, which translates to MRILIIEDDPMVAMIHQEYVKRLDEKYDVKHVKTLKEAKRELENYLFDIVLLDNYLPDGQGVSFLEHCKGLAVIMITAANDSMTVKTALSSGIVDYLVKPFVFERFSQAIEKAKVYCGLLSKEKISQDNIDKYFNFEKETITLDSLPKGLAKITLAKVIAQILTHQSGFTTQEIADELDISRITIKKYLNYLVDVEALLEDVNYLTLGRPVSIYTIKNMDILENL; encoded by the coding sequence ATGCGTATATTGATTATTGAAGATGACCCAATGGTAGCGATGATTCATCAAGAATATGTGAAACGATTAGATGAAAAATATGATGTCAAACATGTGAAAACATTAAAAGAAGCGAAACGGGAATTAGAAAACTATCTATTCGATATTGTTTTATTAGATAATTATTTACCAGATGGACAAGGGGTGTCTTTTTTAGAACATTGTAAAGGGTTAGCAGTCATCATGATTACAGCAGCTAATGATAGTATGACTGTAAAAACAGCACTTTCTAGTGGCATTGTCGATTATTTAGTAAAGCCCTTTGTGTTTGAACGGTTTTCACAAGCGATTGAAAAGGCAAAAGTGTACTGTGGTTTGTTATCTAAGGAAAAAATTAGTCAAGACAATATTGATAAATACTTTAATTTTGAAAAAGAAACAATAACATTAGATTCTCTTCCAAAAGGATTAGCAAAAATTACATTAGCAAAAGTCATTGCTCAAATTCTGACACATCAAAGTGGATTTACGACACAAGAAATTGCAGATGAATTGGATATTTCTAGAATTACCATAAAAAAATATTTGAACTATTTAGTAGACGTAGAGGCTTTATTAGAAGATGTTAATTATTTAACCTTAGGCAGACCGGTATCTATTTACACAATAAAAAACATGGATATATTAGAAAATCTATAA
- a CDS encoding GHKL domain-containing protein, translating to MMKKIGILPKLIVLMVSVVAVSLFMTSLFMREYIYTRENDVIAEEIKSTAKLVSKNDKIKDIIKSRKQDIFVQEYALDVMKLTQVDFIVVMDIDFIRYSHPTSDLVGGVFSNVEDASATLTLGDHYSEQKGTLGEGIRFFTSIYDDDGTIIGVVCVGYTKKTVSAQIWKAQLQLLTALCIGLFVAVILAVLFAKWLKKVLLNLEPEEIAQSVIEKELISEHVTEGIIGIGLDKRIIFANSSANALLKKANIKVSLEVGKTLPEDLYDLFFKNALEKELVKHDMQMIVNDTEFLMNSNPIYLHRKLYGAVVTLRDQSDMQQLITELSGTEKYNDSLRAQNHHFMNQMHVLQGLIDLGLFDEVESYISYLKQDYHAQIGHISDTIKVPAITGLLLGKSREASQQHITFTIDSDSAIEQKAGRDTLYHDLTIILGVLIDNAMEAVQSTPTKTIEVYLMANDDERVVLCTVTDTGVGIPETLKQIIFERGYSTKGANRGYGLEAVATIVQKYGGTIDVISQVDKGTRINIELPITEE from the coding sequence ATGATGAAAAAAATAGGTATTCTCCCAAAATTGATTGTACTCATGGTTTCTGTTGTGGCAGTTTCTTTATTTATGACCTCCTTGTTTATGCGTGAATACATTTATACACGCGAAAATGATGTCATTGCCGAAGAAATCAAATCAACAGCAAAATTAGTTTCAAAAAATGATAAAATAAAAGATATTATTAAATCAAGAAAACAAGATATATTTGTTCAAGAATATGCTTTAGATGTGATGAAATTAACTCAAGTTGATTTTATTGTTGTCATGGATATTGATTTCATTCGTTATTCGCATCCGACCTCTGATTTAGTTGGAGGTGTTTTTTCAAATGTTGAAGATGCTAGTGCAACATTAACACTTGGTGATCATTATAGCGAACAAAAAGGAACGCTGGGAGAAGGTATTCGATTTTTTACGTCTATTTATGATGACGACGGTACAATTATTGGTGTTGTTTGTGTAGGCTATACTAAGAAAACTGTGTCCGCTCAAATTTGGAAAGCACAACTTCAATTATTAACAGCACTTTGTATAGGATTATTTGTTGCGGTGATTTTGGCAGTACTCTTTGCAAAATGGTTAAAAAAAGTGTTGTTAAATTTAGAACCCGAAGAAATTGCTCAATCGGTTATTGAAAAAGAACTTATTTCAGAGCATGTTACCGAAGGGATTATAGGAATAGGGCTGGATAAACGTATTATTTTTGCCAATAGTAGTGCCAATGCATTATTAAAAAAAGCCAATATAAAAGTGTCTTTAGAAGTAGGAAAAACATTACCAGAAGATTTATACGACTTATTTTTTAAAAATGCTTTAGAAAAAGAGCTAGTTAAACACGATATGCAAATGATTGTGAATGATACAGAATTTTTAATGAATAGCAATCCTATTTATTTACATAGAAAATTATATGGAGCTGTTGTCACATTAAGGGACCAATCTGATATGCAACAACTCATTACAGAATTAAGTGGAACAGAAAAATATAATGATAGCCTAAGAGCTCAAAATCATCATTTTATGAATCAAATGCATGTTTTGCAAGGCTTGATTGATTTAGGATTATTTGATGAAGTTGAAAGCTACATTAGCTATTTAAAACAAGATTATCATGCACAAATAGGGCATATATCAGACACAATAAAAGTACCTGCTATTACTGGTTTATTGCTTGGTAAATCAAGAGAAGCAAGTCAACAACATATTACGTTTACGATTGACTCTGATTCAGCGATTGAGCAAAAAGCAGGAAGAGATACTTTATATCATGATTTAACAATTATTTTAGGTGTTCTTATTGATAATGCTATGGAAGCTGTACAATCAACCCCAACAAAAACGATTGAAGTTTATTTGATGGCTAATGATGACGAGCGTGTTGTATTATGTACCGTCACAGATACTGGAGTAGGTATTCCGGAGACATTAAAACAGATTATTTTTGAAAGGGGTTATTCAACAAAAGGGGCAAATAGAGGATATGGGTTAGAAGCTGTCGCAACAATTGTTCAAAAATATGGTGGAACGATTGATGTGATTAGTCAAGTAGATAAAGGAACACGAATAAATATTGAGTTACCAATAACGGAGGAATAA
- a CDS encoding M15 family metallopeptidase: MMSISVLVILSGVIAIWFLWQKPSVKMEQSSQSMSETTKASSTNVSNTTTTVAQEQGVTIVNGILVVNKKHPLPSTYNKGEDPQAKAALERLKADMKAQGFSISDQYSGFRSYEYQQEVYGNYVKRDGVEMADTYSARPGYSEHQSGLAFDILNGSGQLLGDSPDDTQAVEWLATHAHEYGFIIRFQKGKEAFTGYQAEPWHIRYVGEQAGEIYESGKSLEEYLNVSGGNYE, translated from the coding sequence ATGATGTCTATCAGTGTTTTAGTAATCTTAAGTGGCGTTATAGCAATATGGTTTTTATGGCAAAAACCAAGTGTTAAAATGGAGCAATCAAGCCAAAGTATGTCTGAAACGACAAAAGCATCTAGTACAAATGTATCGAATACGACAACAACAGTTGCCCAAGAACAAGGTGTAACAATTGTGAATGGCATTTTAGTCGTGAATAAAAAGCACCCATTACCTAGCACGTATAATAAAGGTGAAGATCCACAAGCAAAAGCAGCATTAGAACGTTTAAAAGCGGATATGAAAGCTCAAGGATTTTCTATTTCTGACCAATATAGTGGTTTTAGAAGTTATGAATATCAACAAGAAGTATATGGTAATTATGTAAAACGTGATGGTGTAGAAATGGCAGACACCTATTCTGCACGTCCGGGATATAGTGAACATCAATCAGGGTTGGCATTCGATATTTTAAATGGTAGCGGACAATTACTAGGTGACTCTCCAGATGATACACAAGCGGTTGAGTGGTTAGCAACCCATGCACATGAATATGGTTTCATTATTCGATTTCAAAAAGGAAAAGAAGCATTCACAGGGTACCAAGCTGAACCTTGGCATATTCGTTACGTGGGAGAGCAAGCTGGTGAAATTTACGAATCAGGTAAGTCTTTAGAAGAATACTTGAATGTGTCAGGTGGGAATTACGAATAA
- a CDS encoding phosphoglucosamine mutase codes for MGKYFGTDGVRGLANSELTPELAFKLGRCGGYVLLQHASQETHPRVLVGRDPRISGQMLEQALISGLLSVGIEVLQLGVISTPAVAYLTRVQNVAAGVMISASHNPAEDNGIKFFGSDGFKLSDEQELEIEALLDKQEDTLPRPSADGLGTVEQYLEGSMKYTQFVASTIEGDLSGLRVCLDAANGATTPLVANLFADLETEFFVMGNKPNGININNHVGSTHPQALQQFVLDNQADVGLAFDGDGDRLIAVDELGQIVDGDKIMFICGKFLYERGLLKQNTVVSTVMSNLGFHKAIEEAGMNTVKTAVGDRYVVEAMRANDYNLGGEQSGHIVFLDLNTTGDGILTGVQLLNVMKQTGKTLSELASEVATYPQLLVNIRVSNKHEAMSVPAIKEIVEQVESEMNGEGRILVRPSGTEPLLRIMAEAPTQELCDDYVHRIAEVVEREIGLSNE; via the coding sequence ATGGGTAAATATTTTGGGACAGATGGTGTTAGAGGTTTAGCAAACAGTGAGTTGACACCTGAATTAGCCTTTAAATTAGGAAGATGTGGAGGATATGTTTTATTACAGCATGCTTCACAAGAAACACACCCACGTGTATTAGTAGGAAGAGATCCTCGTATTTCAGGGCAAATGTTAGAACAAGCACTGATTTCTGGTTTATTATCAGTAGGTATTGAAGTATTGCAATTAGGTGTCATTTCAACACCTGCTGTAGCATATTTAACACGTGTGCAAAACGTTGCTGCAGGTGTGATGATTTCTGCTTCTCATAATCCAGCAGAAGATAATGGTATTAAGTTTTTTGGTTCAGACGGTTTTAAATTATCAGATGAACAAGAACTTGAAATTGAAGCGTTACTAGATAAGCAAGAAGACACATTGCCTAGACCAAGTGCAGACGGATTAGGTACCGTAGAGCAATATCTAGAAGGTAGTATGAAGTATACACAATTTGTTGCGTCAACTATTGAAGGAGATTTATCTGGTTTACGTGTTTGTTTGGATGCTGCAAATGGAGCAACAACACCTTTAGTAGCTAATTTATTTGCTGATTTAGAAACAGAATTCTTTGTCATGGGAAATAAACCAAATGGTATTAATATAAATAATCATGTTGGTTCTACACATCCACAAGCTTTACAACAATTCGTCTTGGATAATCAAGCAGATGTTGGGTTAGCATTTGACGGAGATGGTGACCGTTTGATTGCCGTAGATGAGTTGGGACAAATTGTTGATGGAGATAAAATTATGTTTATTTGTGGTAAGTTTTTATATGAAAGAGGCTTATTAAAACAAAATACCGTTGTATCAACAGTCATGAGTAATTTAGGTTTCCATAAAGCTATTGAAGAAGCTGGTATGAACACAGTAAAAACAGCCGTTGGCGATAGATATGTCGTTGAAGCAATGCGTGCCAACGACTATAATTTAGGTGGCGAACAATCTGGGCATATTGTCTTCTTAGATTTAAATACGACTGGAGATGGTATTTTAACGGGTGTCCAATTATTAAATGTCATGAAACAAACTGGTAAAACTTTATCTGAATTAGCATCGGAAGTTGCAACATATCCACAATTATTAGTCAATATTCGTGTATCAAATAAACATGAAGCGATGTCTGTACCAGCCATTAAAGAAATTGTAGAACAAGTTGAGTCAGAAATGAATGGAGAGGGACGCATTTTAGTACGTCCGTCGGGGACTGAACCTTTATTACGTATTATGGCAGAGGCACCAACGCAGGAGCTTTGTGATGACTATGTGCACCGTATTGCAGAAGTGGTAGAAAGAGAGATTGGATTGTCAAATGAGTAG